A window of Acidobacteriota bacterium contains these coding sequences:
- a CDS encoding M28 family peptidase, whose product MRHALLSFLLLATVPTLAQPVPDQVDPRIAQLISAVSAERIEADIEKLVSFGTRHTLSETESDTRGIGAARRWIEAEFRRISNDCGGCLEMVVQSSFVEGEPRIPNRTEIVNVFAILRGTEFPDRYVIMSGDIDSRVTDPLDGTSDSPGANDNASGMAGAIEAARVLSKHRFSKSIILAGLSGEEQGLFGGREMARVAKAEGWTIEAVLNNDMIGNISGINGVIDNTTARVFSESPAAGTTEEELRRMRFFGGEVDSPSRQLARYVDAIADRHFPDLDTMMIYRLDRFGRGGHHRPFNDAGFPGVRIMETNEDYTRQHQDLRTEDGIEYGDVIEGVNFDYARKLTALNVATLASLAWAPPPPSNVTIAGAVEPSARLAWSASEGEGLAGYKVYWRLTTSPTWDHWTWVGKATSKEMTNLVVDNYYFGVASVSDKGHESVVVFPTPTR is encoded by the coding sequence ATGAGACACGCACTCCTGTCGTTCCTGCTCCTCGCCACCGTTCCAACCCTCGCGCAGCCGGTCCCCGACCAGGTCGACCCTCGTATCGCGCAGCTGATCAGCGCCGTGTCGGCCGAGCGCATCGAGGCCGACATCGAAAAGCTCGTCAGCTTCGGGACCCGGCACACCCTCTCCGAGACGGAGTCGGATACACGTGGCATCGGAGCGGCGCGCCGCTGGATCGAGGCGGAGTTCCGGCGAATCTCGAATGACTGCGGAGGATGTCTCGAGATGGTCGTGCAGAGCTCGTTCGTCGAAGGTGAGCCGCGGATTCCCAACCGGACTGAGATCGTGAACGTCTTCGCAATCCTGAGGGGCACCGAATTTCCCGACCGCTACGTGATCATGAGCGGCGACATCGATTCGCGCGTCACCGACCCGCTCGACGGCACTTCCGATTCCCCTGGAGCGAACGACAACGCGAGCGGGATGGCGGGCGCGATCGAAGCTGCCCGAGTGCTGTCGAAGCATCGCTTCTCGAAGTCGATCATCCTCGCCGGACTCTCGGGCGAAGAACAGGGACTCTTCGGAGGACGGGAGATGGCCCGGGTCGCCAAAGCCGAGGGTTGGACGATCGAAGCTGTACTCAACAACGACATGATCGGCAACATCTCCGGCATCAACGGAGTCATCGACAACACCACCGCCCGTGTCTTCTCGGAAAGCCCCGCCGCGGGAACCACGGAAGAGGAGCTCCGGAGAATGCGATTCTTCGGCGGCGAAGTGGACAGCCCGTCGCGACAGCTCGCGCGCTACGTCGACGCGATCGCGGATCGTCACTTCCCGGATCTCGACACGATGATGATCTACCGGCTCGACCGTTTCGGGCGCGGAGGTCACCATCGCCCGTTCAACGACGCCGGCTTTCCGGGTGTCCGGATCATGGAGACCAACGAGGACTACACGCGGCAGCATCAGGATCTCAGAACCGAGGATGGCATCGAGTACGGCGACGTGATCGAAGGCGTCAACTTCGATTACGCGCGCAAGCTGACCGCACTCAACGTCGCCACGCTGGCATCTCTCGCCTGGGCGCCGCCACCTCCGTCGAATGTCACGATCGCCGGCGCGGTGGAGCCCTCCGCGCGGCTCGCCTGGAGTGCTAGCGAAGGGGAGGGACTGGCGGGTTACAAGGTCTACTGGCGGCTGACGACTTCTCCCACATGGGATCACTGGACGTGGGTCGGGAAAGCAACGTCCAAGGAGATGACGAACCTCGTCGTCGACAACTACTACTTCGGAGTGGCCTCGGTTTCGGACAAGGGTCACGAGAGCGTCGTCGTCTTTCCAACGCCGACACGCTGA